A single genomic interval of Oceanithermus profundus DSM 14977 harbors:
- a CDS encoding phosphotransferase: protein MATLNVPGYVVKRLEAALGTPLHPAAEGQEARVFFTDGRVIKIYGPHERHLPRLEARNLARAGLGAWVEAVWSDHRLEGYAALVLRRFPGRPFTPERFGPRALAQLAGFLLRLHRLPEPGRTRLEPIQARWRRFRESLAGVPAAARALEALEPRLPRLAGVPRVFAHNDLWAGNVLVARDGAVLVVDWSRAGAEDPARDLAILTTGSLGLLPHERCLEALRKIVRCYPDPGGVWERLRIWIPLTLLHDLHWFREKEPAGFEAALADKLPRIERALHAFPATPW from the coding sequence GTGGCCACCTTGAACGTGCCGGGTTACGTCGTGAAGCGCCTCGAAGCGGCCCTGGGCACCCCGCTGCACCCGGCGGCGGAGGGTCAGGAGGCGCGCGTCTTCTTCACCGACGGGCGCGTGATCAAGATCTACGGCCCCCACGAGCGCCACCTGCCCCGGCTGGAGGCGCGCAACCTGGCGCGCGCGGGGCTGGGCGCGTGGGTGGAAGCCGTCTGGAGCGACCACCGGCTCGAGGGGTACGCCGCGCTGGTGCTGCGGCGCTTCCCCGGCCGCCCCTTCACGCCCGAACGCTTCGGGCCGCGGGCGCTCGCCCAGCTCGCGGGTTTCCTGTTGCGGCTGCACCGGCTGCCCGAGCCCGGCCGGACCCGGCTCGAGCCCATCCAGGCGCGCTGGCGGCGCTTCCGCGAGTCGCTCGCGGGCGTGCCCGCGGCGGCGCGGGCGCTGGAGGCGCTGGAACCCCGGCTGCCCCGGCTCGCCGGCGTGCCGCGCGTCTTCGCCCACAACGACCTCTGGGCCGGCAACGTCCTCGTCGCCCGTGACGGGGCGGTGCTGGTCGTGGACTGGAGCCGCGCCGGCGCCGAGGACCCCGCGCGCGACCTCGCCATCCTGACGACCGGCAGCCTGGGGCTGTTGCCGCACGAACGCTGCCTCGAGGCCCTGCGCAAGATCGTGCGCTGCTACCCCGACCCGGGGGGCGTCTGGGAACGGCTGCGGATCTGGATCCCGCTGACCCTGCTCCACGACCTGCACTGGTTCCGCGAGAAGGAACCCGCCGGCTTCGAAGCGGCCCTGGCCGACAAGCTGCCGCGCATCGAACGCGCCTTGCACGCGTTTCCGGCCACCCCGTGGTAG